A window of Anomaloglossus baeobatrachus isolate aAnoBae1 unplaced genomic scaffold, aAnoBae1.hap1 Scaffold_160, whole genome shotgun sequence genomic DNA:
TCAGTGGTGGTCCAAGCAGATCCCCCTCTTACTTCTACCTTTGGTGTCTTCTCCCCTCCAGGGTCCTTAGGAAACGTCAGTAACCATTTTGTGGACATCACAGATATGGAGGCGGTAAACAGATATTTGGCCTTCAATGTGTCATCCGCACTGTGCCTCACCTCCTCCCTGCTGAAATCCTTCCCAAAACGCTCGGGGCTGCAGCGAGTGGTCATAAACGTGTCCTCTCTGGCCGCCATTCGTGCATTCAAGTCTTGGACTCTCTACTGTGCGGGTAAAGCGGCTAGAGACATGATGTTCAGAGTGCTCGCAGAGGAAGAGGCGGACGTCCGCGTTCTCACCTACTCACCAGGTACGGTACTCGGTGGAGTCGCGTCTTTGGGCAGCACGTACCGTGATCTCTCCTATCCACAGTGTCTTGTAACTTGCACTTTAATCCCTTAGTTCATACTGATGGGGTAGGGTGccgtccagaaaaatgctcgagttccctgtagacttccattatattcggtgctcgagtcaagcccgtccgagcgtctgttacgagacccgagcatggtagtgctcgctcatcacaaacAAGGAACACTTACTAGAGttgctacaaaaaaaaaacactatatacacacacatacgtataATCCCAgccaaaatgttggcacccttgaagttgttccagaaaatgaagtttctcccagaaaattattgtaaataCATATGTTTTGTTACACAAATGTTTATTTTgtttctgtgtattggaacaacaaaaaaaggcaaattggccataatgtcacacaaaaccctcaaaatgggccggacaaaattgttggcaccttttcaaaaatgtggataaacaactttgtttcaagcatgtgattctCAAAGTTCCACtgtagtaacaggtgtgggcaatatgaaaatcacacctgaaatctgataaaaaggggagaagttgcctcAATCTGTGCATTGTGTGTCCACACGTagcgaggagaagagaactgtctgacaaCTTGAGAAACAATGTTGTTGAAAAACATcatcaatctcaaggttacaagtccatctccagagatcttgatgttcctttgtccacggtgcccAATATAATCAAGAaggttacaacccatggcactgtagctgatCTCGCtgcatgtggatggcagagaaaaattcatgaaaggttgtaacacaggatagtccagatggtggataagcctcCAATAAAGAAATTAAAGCCGTCCTGCAGCTCAGGGGGCATCAATGTCAGCGCGAATTATCTGtacacatctgaatgaaatgaaacaatatggaggagacctaggaggaccccactgctgacacaatgACCTAAAAAGCCAAAATGTATGAGAAAAAagaaaatccttctggaaaagcatcttgtggacagatgagaccaagatggagctttatggtaaagcgcatcattctactgtttacccggaaaaacggaatgaggccagaaagtaaagaacacagcacctacagtcacacatggtggaggtcagagatgttttggtgCCTCTGGTACTGGGGGCCCtgtctgtgtgcaagacatcatgaaatatgaagattaccaaaggattcttGGTGGTAACATAGAGCCCAGTTTCAGAAAGCTGGGGGTgcatcctaggtcaggggtctccagcaggacaatgaccccaaacacttcaagaagccccagaaatgtatagaaacaaagcgctggagagttctgaagtggcagcaatgagtccggatctaaaccccattgacacctgtggagagatgtgAAAATTAAGAGAAGAGAAGactccttcagatatgagagacctggtgacttttataaagaagagtccgagatctcaggtgagaggaggaagaagcttgtggacgggtataggGGGCGACTGATGGAATGGATTTATTCCAAAAGGATAaagggtgcaaccaaatattaagctgagggggaCAAAAATTTGTCCAGCCTGTTCTTGGGGTTTtgcatgaaattatgtccaatatgtAGACAaaggaccttttttttttaatgtatcctATAGtgcaagggtaaaaaaaaaaatacacagaaaaattCTCCATTTGGATTCGCCATATTTGTGCCGACCTAGAGTAAAGTTGATGTGTcaacagtgaacactgtaaaaaaaataaaaataaataacggTGCAGAAATGCTTTTCTTTTCCATTCCTTTCTTCCCATGCCCCTCCCCACCCCCCAAAAACAAAAATGTGCTGAGCTCTCTAAAGAGGAGATGTCACTTGGTCAAGAAAAAAAGTGCTTATAAAATTCCTTTTAAAATCCCTGATCTCTCCTGATTCTGCCGCTTATTTCCATTTTCCAATGCgcctctccattgcagagatattcacatttgtttcttctggatCTCTGCTTTCAGTCTCACTgggtgtttcttcagagtcttctctgggggaGTGTCTTCACTCCTCCCACCCAGATGCTGCCAATCATAGCACAGTTTCAGAGTCTGCTGAGTTGTGATTGGCCACATCAGGGAGGGTGGAGTGAAGGGACACtcccccagagaagactctgaagaaacacccAGTGCGACTGAAAGCAGAGatccagaagaaacaaatgtgaatatctctgcaatggagaggcGCGTTGGAAAATGGAAAAAAGCGGCAGAATCAGGAGAGCTCAGGGATTTTGTTAGCAAGTGACAGAATATAATTGATCCACTGAGGATCTGTTGTTGTGTGGCTACATTGACAGGAATTAAGTCATTATTGGATCTTCTAgttctaaaaatgtaaaaaaaaattctttacaggATTATCTCCAGATCTCTCCGAACTGTGAAAGCCTTTATTGTACACTCCGTGCAGCAATATATCAAAGGATAACGGTTATCTGTAGTTTCCGCTGTAATTTCCAGACTTACTCATGAACCTTCAGCCAAAACCACAGAATTACAGCTTAGCTGGAACAAATGTAATGTGTCCGCAAGAACAATGATGAGGGTTGTGCTCGTGTCACTCCGGGCATCCTGATGTAACCGCAGTGCTAAAACCACTGATTCGGCATTATAACGTCACCGCTCCAAGTGTGTGCGCCAATTTTTGGGTATTTTTACGCCTTCATTTCTTTCGCCAACTATTTTGCCTGGAATACCCCTTTATATACGGATATCGGTGATTGCTGCTgggcagggtggatttgatttaaatcacgatttaaatcactagtcagtaaggcttgataaatcagtgatttaaatcaaagtttctacctaaactagttcttgctactttaacatgcaagtagatgaagatttttagaatcactttttatattacttttttctccccagtttaatgggttaatcattcatatttggacaccactgttctgttgtactcaggaaggagaaaaataatcctgaccttaataaccatttaaatagatttattcaactgaaacaataacaacattacagcataagttatttgcttaaacaaacatccatgttt
This region includes:
- the LOC142260678 gene encoding sepiapterin reductase-like, which encodes MSLGRVVCVVSGASRGFGLTVCRQLAARAAPGSALLLVSRSEETLRREAETLREQCPGLGVHWTAADLSTEDGVRRTVTAAAEMSSGEPERLIIINNAGSLGNVSNHFVDITDMEAVNRYLAFNVSSALCLTSSLLKSFPKRSGLQRVVINVSSLAAIRAFKSWTLYCAGKAARDMMFRVLAEEEADVRVLTYSPGTVLGGVASLGSTYRDLSYPQCLVTCTLIP